In one window of Rathayibacter caricis DSM 15933 DNA:
- a CDS encoding nucleotidyltransferase family protein yields the protein MPSCGAPARTSRCPRRRSRPPRPAPAEHRRDRSRVATPEPGTARASPPAARLRPSIVLEYLADDVRQLAADHGLSDVRVFGSAARGSDDERSDIDLLAAADPSIDFLRLAAFRGRAEELLGFPVDVVIDSPDDDVVAAIRREAVPL from the coding sequence GTGCCGTCCTGCGGCGCGCCCGCGAGGACGTCGCGATGTCCCAGACGGCGCTCGCGGCCGCCGCGGCCTGCGCCAGCCGAACATCGCCGCGATCGAAGCCGGGTCGCGACGCCCGAGCCCGGAACTGCTCGAGCGAGTCCTCCGGCCGCCCGGCTCCGCCCGTCGATCGTCCTGGAGTACCTCGCCGACGACGTCCGGCAGCTCGCCGCGGACCACGGACTGAGCGACGTCCGGGTGTTCGGATCCGCTGCCCGGGGCTCGGACGACGAGCGGAGCGACATCGACCTGCTCGCCGCGGCGGATCCCTCCATCGACTTCCTCCGCCTGGCCGCGTTCCGCGGTCGCGCGGAGGAGCTCCTCGGATTCCCGGTGGACGTCGTGATCGACAGCCCTGACGACGACGTCGTGGCCGCGATCCGCCGCGAGGCGGTGCCGCTGTGA
- a CDS encoding HepT-like ribonuclease domain-containing protein — protein MTAPDEGGTTPNRFTGRPRRPADDTDKRSRLILEADRLLSRLDRAARDGEAEFVRPVSDSRDIGALALITLAELVHRDLPAAVVAQLPSDAVEGLRATRNIAAHHYSALDNERLWATVTEHAPALLRTIRAALLDG, from the coding sequence GTGACCGCGCCGGACGAGGGAGGCACGACGCCGAACCGCTTCACCGGCCGCCCCCGACGTCCCGCCGACGACACCGACAAGCGCTCCCGGCTGATCCTCGAGGCGGATCGGCTCCTCTCCCGCCTCGATCGTGCCGCCCGGGACGGCGAGGCCGAGTTCGTCCGCCCGGTGTCGGACAGCAGGGACATCGGCGCGCTCGCCCTGATCACTCTCGCCGAGTTGGTGCACCGCGACCTGCCGGCCGCCGTCGTCGCACAGCTGCCCAGCGACGCGGTCGAAGGGCTGCGAGCGACACGGAACATCGCCGCGCACCACTACTCCGCGCTCGACAACGAGCGCCTGTGGGCGACCGTGACCGAGCACGCCCCCGCTCTGCTCCGCACGATCCGGGCCGCGCTCCTCGACGGCTGA